The Spiroplasma endosymbiont of Crioceris asparagi genome contains the following window.
CTAGTTTCCATGATTTCAACTCTATCACCTAATTTAGCAATACTTTGTTCATCATGTGCTTTATATTTTTTAGAATATTTATATCTCTTTTTGTATCTTGGGTGGTTTTTGTATGTTTCAACTAAAACAGTAATTGTTTTATCCATTTTATCTGAAACAACTTTTCCAACTAATGTTTTTCTTATATTATTTCTTTCCATTAATTCTTAACCTCTTTATTTTTTGCCTTGTTTTTTATTGTATTCTTGAAGCTCTTTATCTAGAGTTTTTTTATTTTGACCGAATACATATGTTTTGGCTTGTTTTGGTTTTTTTGGTAAATCTAATTCAATTCTTTGAAAATCATCACCTAATGCTTCTTTGGTTGTAATTTTTTTGTTACTAGGTTTTTTGGGTTCAGCTTTTTTAGCAGCAGGTTTTGCTACTTTAGCAGTTTCTTTTTTAACTGCTGGTTTTGCAGTTGTTTTTGCTGCTGGTTTTTTAGCAGTTTCTTTTTTGGGTTCAGCTTTTTTAGCAGCAGGTTTTGCTACTTTAGCAGTTTCTTTTTTAACTGCTGGTTTTGCAGTTGTTTTTGCTGCTGGTTTTTTAGCAGTTTCTTTTTTGGGTTCAGCTTTTTTGGTTGCTGGTTTTGCAGTTGTTTTTGCTGCTGGTTTTGCAGTTGTTTTTGCTGCTGGTTTTTTAGCAGTTTCTTTTTTTGGTTCAGCTTTTTTGGTTGCTGGTTTTGCTACTTTAGCAGTTTCTTTTTTAACTGCTGGTTTTGCAGTTGTTTTTGCTGCTGGTTTTTTAGCAGTTTCTTTTTTTGGTTCAGCTTTTTTGGTTGCTGTTTTAGGTTCTGATTTTTCTGCTTTAACTACTGGTTTAGGTTCAACACCTGCACCAGCTAACATTGCGGCAGTAAAGTCGTCTCCCTCAGAAGGAGAAATACCATTTTGTTGTGCAAGTTGTTGTTCTTGCATTTGTTTGATCATTTCTCTTTGTTTTTTACGAACTGCTTTTCCTTGTTTTTCAGCTTCAGTAACAATTTTTTTGTAATTAACTTTAGCAATTTTTTTAATTGATTCACCTTTAATTTTTTCAGTTAAAAGCATTTCAATTCTTGCAATATCTTTTTTAAATTCGTTAATTTTGTGAGTTTGTTCTAAACTTCCTACTGCTGCTTGAAATTTTAAAGCGAATAATTCAGCTCTTTTTTCTTCATTAAGTTTCATTAAATCATTTACAGATTTTGCTCTTAATTCAATTAATTTATCTGAAGTTTTAGACATTTTCTTCACCTCGTTTTACAATTTTGCATCTAACAGGTAATTTATGCATTGCAAGTCTTAAAGCTTCATAAGCAACTTCTTCTGAAACTTCTGCTACTTCTAACATAATTTGTCCTGTTTTTACTACTGCAACTCATTCTTCTGGTGACCCTTTTCCTGATCCCATACGAACTTCTAAGGGTTTCTTAGTTTTTGCCATATGTGGGAAAATTCTTATTCAAACTTTACCAAATCTTTTCATGTATCTTGTTAAAGAAACACGGGCAGCTTCAATTTGTCTTGAAGTAATTCAAGCACCATCTAATGACATTAATCCATATTCACCAAAGGCAACATATTTAGCACCTTTAGCTTTTCCTTCATAGCTCACTCTGTGAGGTCTACGATATTTAACTCTTTTAGGCATTAACATATTATTTGACCCCCTTTTTATCAGCTACTCTAGGTTTATTATTGTTATATCTTTGATTTGGTCTTTTGAATGTTGATTCTTTTTTATTATCAGTATCTCTGGTCATTTTTTTTAAGTAAGGTTTTTTCTCTAAGATTTCTCCATGATTAATTCAAACCTTAACACCGATTTGCCCATATGTAGTTTTTGCTTCATACAATGCATAATCGATATCTGCTCTTAAAGTTGATAACGGTACTGAACCTTCTAGATAACCTTCTGTTCTTGCCATATCAACTCCACCTAATCTTCCAGAAACACTAGTTTTAATTCCTTTTGCTCCAGCTTTAAGTGCTTTTCTAATAGCTAATTTTTGTACAGTTCTAAATGAAGCACGATTAGCAATTTGTTCTCCAATAAATTGTGCAACCAATAAGGCATTAACATCAGGGTTTCTAATTTCTACAACATTAATTTTTAATTTTGCATGTCTATCACGAATTGCTTTTTGAGTGTGAAGAATAATTTCTTTAATGTTTTTTCCATCTTGTCCTAAAAGAACGGCTGGTCTTGCAGTATGTAAGAACAAAATGATTTCTTTGTTAGTTCTTTCAATTTCAATTTTTGCAATTGAAGCATTTTTGTATTTTTTTAAGATTGCTTTTCTGATGGCAATGTCTTGGTGTAATCATTTAACATATTCATCTTTTTCTGCATATCAACGAGCTTGTCATCCACGGATAATACCAAGTCTTAATACATTTGGTGATACTTTTTGTCCCATACTTATTTAACCTTTCCTATTCTTTCTTCATCACTAACTGCAATAACAATGTGACTTGTTCTTTTTAATATTTGAAATGCTTTTCCATGATCTTTTGGTCTAATTCTTTTTAATGTTGGTCCTTCATTAACAAGTATTGTTTTAACAAATAATTTATCTGCTTCTGCTCCATTATTATTAACAGCGTTTGCAATTGCTGATTTTAATAACTTCAATACTGGTTCTGAAGATTTTTTATCTAAGTTGTTTAATATTATTATAGCTTCATCAATTTTTTTATTTCTAATAGTATTTGCTACTAGTCTCACTTTTCTTGGTGATATTCTTATCATAGTTAATTTAGCAGTTGCTTCCATATACGTAGTCCTCTTCTAATTCCTATTTCTTTTTCTTGTCATCACCGTGACCACCGAATTTACGAGTTGGAGCAAATTCTCCCAATTTGTGTCCAACCATATCTTCAGTTACATAAACATTGATGAATTCTTTACCATTGTAAACAGCGAATGTGCTTCCTACAAAACTTGGAAATATTGATGATCTTCTTGATCATGTTTTGATAGCTTCTTTTTTGTTGTCGCCTTTTGCATCAACTTTTTTTAATAAGTAATCATCTGCAAATGGGCCTTTTTTTAATGATCTTGACATCTTACCTCCTATTTACCTTTTCTTCTTACAATAAGTTTTGTAGAAGCTTTTTTCTTGTTACGCGTTTTAACTCCAAGAGCTTTTTTACCTCATGGTGTTAATGGAGCAGCACGTCCAATTGGAGCACGTCCTTCCCCTCCCCCATGTGGGTGATCATTAGGGTTCATAACAGACCCTCTAACAGTTGGTCTAATACCTTTTCAACGGTTTCTACCAGCCTTACCTCAATTAATTAAGTTGTATTCTTCATTACCAACTTCACCAATGGTTGCAAAGCATTCTGCAAGAATTTTTCTTACTTCTCCAGAAGATAGTCTAATAATTACATATTTTCCATCTTCTTCATCTTTACCTAATATTTGTGCAGATGTTCCGGCACTTCTTGCAATTTGTCCACCTTTTCCTGGTCTTAATTCAATATTGTGAATTAATGTACCTTCAGGAATATTTTTAAGCGGTGCAGCATTACCTACTTTAATATCAGCATTAACTGATGCGATAATTTCTTGTCCAACTTTCATTCCTTTAGCAAAAAGAATATATCTTTTTTCACCATCAACATAATTAATTAATGATATGAATGCGTTTCGGTTTGGATCATATTCAACAGATGCGATTTTTCCAACAATATCTAACTTGTTTCTTTTAAAATCAATTAATCTGTATTTTCTTTTATGTCCACCACCTTGGTGTCTTGTTGTAATATGACCGTGATTATTACGTCCACCTTTATTATTTAGCTTGCTTAACAATGAACCTTCTGGAGTATCTGTAGTTAAAATAGCTGAATAGTCTAATGAAGTCATATTACGTCGCCCATTTGTAACTGGCTTGTATTTTTTGATTGGCATAATTTCCTCCGTTTTTCGTCAACCTTTTTAGACCGATTCTATAAATCGTTTAAAATATCTAATTTTTGTCCTTCTTTTAATTTAATAAATGCTTTTTTGTATGATGAAGTTTTTCCTTCAAACTTACCCATTCTTTTAGCTTTAGCGTTAACATTAATTGTTCTAACACTTTCAACTTCAACTGCGAAGATTGTTTCAAAAGCTTTTTTGATTTGTGCTTTGTTAGCTTTTTTAGCAACTACAAAGACAAATTCATTATTTGCTTTTAAGGCATATGTTTTTTCAGTTAAAAGAGGTTTTTTAATTACTTCTGATAAATGCATTATGCGTATACCTCCTCAATTTTTGCGACAGCGTCAACTGTAATTACTAATTTGCTTGCGTTTAATAAATCATAAACATTTAATTTAGCAAACCCAAATGATTTAACACCAGGAATGTTTGAAGCTGATTTATTTAAGTTATCATCTTCTGTTAATGAAACAATTAATGTTTTTTCTTCATCAATTTTTAAATTTTTCATAACTTTAATCATTTCTTTAGTTGATGGTTTTTCAAATTTGAATTGATCAATAATAATTAAATCTTCTTTTTTTGCTTTTAAACTTAATGCTGATTTGAATGCTAGTTGTCTAACTTTTTTATTAACCATTTTTTTGTAGTTAATATTTGGTGTTGGACCAAAAGTGATTCCCCCACCTCTTCATTGTGGAGCTCTAATAGAACCTTGACGAGCTCTACCTGTTCCTTTTTGTCTTCATGGTTTTCTACCACCACCAGATACTTCTGCTCTAGTTTTAACTTTTCTTGTTCCTTGTCTTAAAGCTGCTTGTTGAGCTATAACAGTATCATAAAGAGCTTGTTGATGTGGTTTAATCGCTCATATTGAACTTTTAAGTTCAATATCTTTAACAGATTTACCTAAAACGTTTAGTACTTTGTATTTCATCTTCGCCCCCTACTTACTCTTGTGAAGCTTTTTCTTCAGCTTGTTGATGTGGCTGTTCATTTTTAGTTGAACTTGCTTTTTTTCTTTCAATTAAAACTGAAGCAGCTTTTTTATTTTTACATTTGTGATTTTCTTTAATAATTAAAAATCCTTTTTTAGGACCGGGAACTGATCCTTTAATTAATACAATATTTTTATCTGAAATAATTTTTACAATTTCTAAATTTTGAACTGTAACTTTTTCATGACCCATATGTCCGGCCATTTTTTTAGATTTAAATATTCTGTTGATAATTGCTCCCATAGAACCAATACCTCTGTGGTATCCTGATCCATGTGCCATTGGTCCTCTTGAATAGTTGTGTCTTTTAATTGCACCCGCAAATCCTTTACCTTTAGAAACACCTGTAACATCAATAATGTCACCAGCTTGGAATAAATCTGCAACTTTAATATCTTGGCCAATTGCAAATCCTTCCATGTCTCTTATTTCTTTAACGAAGCGCTTAGGTTGAGAATTAACTTTTTTAAATTGTCCTAATTCTGGTTTGTTAACTAGATTTTCTCTTTTGTCATTTGTTCCTAATTTCAAACTTTTATAACCATGTTTATCTGTTGTTTTAACTTCAAGAACTTTGTTTGGTTCTACTAAAACAATAGTAACTGGAATAAGTTTTCCGTTTTCATCAAAAACTTGTGACATTTCTAGTTTTTGTCCTAAGATTCCTTTCATATTTTTTCCTCCAATTGATTAATCATATATATTTGGTTGCTCTTGCAATGAGTTTCTATAATTTAATTTCTATGTTCACTCCAGTAGGAAGTTGAACTCTTGTTAATAAGTCTATAGTTTTAGCTGTTGGGTTAACAATTTCTAAAATTCTTTTATGTGTTCTAATTTCAAATTGTTCACGTGAATCTTTGTATTTGTGAACAGCTCTTAATATTGTAATAATTTGTTTTTCTGTAGGTAAAGGGATTGGTCCCCTTACTTTAGCTCCAGAAGCTTCTGCTACTTCAATAATTTTTTTCATTGATTGATCAACTATTGCATTATCGTAGCTTTTTAATTTTATTCTGATTTTTTGTTGAGCCATTTTGTCCTCCTTTTGACATAGACAACTCTTGTCTGTGTGTTGCAAGTGCAGTATACAAAATATACATGCAAAAAAAATTATACTCTAATAATTAAGCTAAAACAATATTATTTTAAATATTTTTTGATAAATAATAATTATCTTTATTAATAAAAAAAGACCAAGTTCTGGTCTTTTTACAATATTTTTCCTTGCGCTAATTTTTCATTACCGCCACCTTTTAATTTATATTTAGTTTCATTTCTAAATAACTCAATCGCGCTATATTTATTTTGTAAATCTTTTCCAACAGAGAAAACAACAATTTTAGTTTCTAAATTAAATCCTTTAAAAATTAAATTAGGAAATTTATTTTGTAAGACATCTGATAGTTTTTTAAATCCATTTATATCTAAGTCAGTTGTAATAATTTCAAGTTCTTTATGATCACCCATATCTTTAGGAACTTCATTATAATATTTACGAACATTATTTTCTAGCAATTGATTTTCAATTTGTTTTGAAAACAATTTAAATTTGTTTTTAAAATCATTAACTATTTTTTTTAATTTGAATAAATTTTCTTGGCTAACTTCTAATGAATTTAATTCTTTAATATATTTATCTAATTCTTTATCTTTTTGTATTTTTGAAAAATTATTTAAATATTTGTTCATAACTGAACTTATTTCATTTTTTTGTTTTTCAAATTGCTCGTTTAAATAATTATTAATTGTCTTCAATGAAGTTAACGCATGAAAACGATAAACTCCACTTCCTTTAGATTCGACATTGGTTATAAATATATCTTCAATGTCTGCTAAATTGTCAACGTGTGTTCCCCCACATAACTCTGATGAATAATCACCAAACTTTACTACCCTAACAGTTGAATCATATTTTTCTGTAAAAAATGCAAGTGCCTGATATTTATTAACTGCTTCTTTTATTGAGGTGTAATAAACTTCGCGTTTATATTTTTTTGCAATTGCATTTTTAGCAGATAATAAAATTTTTGTTAATTCTGCTTCAGTTGGTTGTCTATTAAAAGTTATATCAATTCTTAAACCATGATCATCGTTATAACTTCCTG
Protein-coding sequences here:
- the rpsQ gene encoding 30S ribosomal protein S17, which translates into the protein MMERNNIRKTLVGKVVSDKMDKTITVLVETYKNHPRYKKRYKYSKKYKAHDEQSIAKLGDRVEIMETRPLSKTKNFRIVKVLEKAII
- the rplP gene encoding 50S ribosomal protein L16 yields the protein MLMPKRVKYRRPHRVSYEGKAKGAKYVAFGEYGLMSLDGAWITSRQIEAARVSLTRYMKRFGKVWIRIFPHMAKTKKPLEVRMGSGKGSPEEWVAVVKTGQIMLEVAEVSEEVAYEALRLAMHKLPVRCKIVKRGEENV
- the rpsC gene encoding 30S ribosomal protein S3, with product MGQKVSPNVLRLGIIRGWQARWYAEKDEYVKWLHQDIAIRKAILKKYKNASIAKIEIERTNKEIILFLHTARPAVLLGQDGKNIKEIILHTQKAIRDRHAKLKINVVEIRNPDVNALLVAQFIGEQIANRASFRTVQKLAIRKALKAGAKGIKTSVSGRLGGVDMARTEGYLEGSVPLSTLRADIDYALYEAKTTYGQIGVKVWINHGEILEKKPYLKKMTRDTDNKKESTFKRPNQRYNNNKPRVADKKGVK
- the rplV gene encoding 50S ribosomal protein L22, producing MEATAKLTMIRISPRKVRLVANTIRNKKIDEAIIILNNLDKKSSEPVLKLLKSAIANAVNNNGAEADKLFVKTILVNEGPTLKRIRPKDHGKAFQILKRTSHIVIAVSDEERIGKVK
- the rpsS gene encoding 30S ribosomal protein S19, with amino-acid sequence MSRSLKKGPFADDYLLKKVDAKGDNKKEAIKTWSRRSSIFPSFVGSTFAVYNGKEFINVYVTEDMVGHKLGEFAPTRKFGGHGDDKKKK
- the rplB gene encoding 50S ribosomal protein L2 — protein: MPIKKYKPVTNGRRNMTSLDYSAILTTDTPEGSLLSKLNNKGGRNNHGHITTRHQGGGHKRKYRLIDFKRNKLDIVGKIASVEYDPNRNAFISLINYVDGEKRYILFAKGMKVGQEIIASVNADIKVGNAAPLKNIPEGTLIHNIELRPGKGGQIARSAGTSAQILGKDEEDGKYVIIRLSSGEVRKILAECFATIGEVGNEEYNLINWGKAGRNRWKGIRPTVRGSVMNPNDHPHGGGEGRAPIGRAAPLTPWGKKALGVKTRNKKKASTKLIVRRKGK
- the rplW gene encoding 50S ribosomal protein L23, translating into MHLSEVIKKPLLTEKTYALKANNEFVFVVAKKANKAQIKKAFETIFAVEVESVRTINVNAKAKRMGKFEGKTSSYKKAFIKLKEGQKLDILNDL
- the rplD gene encoding 50S ribosomal protein L4 — translated: MKYKVLNVLGKSVKDIELKSSIWAIKPHQQALYDTVIAQQAALRQGTRKVKTRAEVSGGGRKPWRQKGTGRARQGSIRAPQWRGGGITFGPTPNINYKKMVNKKVRQLAFKSALSLKAKKEDLIIIDQFKFEKPSTKEMIKVMKNLKIDEEKTLIVSLTEDDNLNKSASNIPGVKSFGFAKLNVYDLLNASKLVITVDAVAKIEEVYA
- the rplC gene encoding 50S ribosomal protein L3, which gives rise to MKGILGQKLEMSQVFDENGKLIPVTIVLVEPNKVLEVKTTDKHGYKSLKLGTNDKRENLVNKPELGQFKKVNSQPKRFVKEIRDMEGFAIGQDIKVADLFQAGDIIDVTGVSKGKGFAGAIKRHNYSRGPMAHGSGYHRGIGSMGAIINRIFKSKKMAGHMGHEKVTVQNLEIVKIISDKNIVLIKGSVPGPKKGFLIIKENHKCKNKKAASVLIERKKASSTKNEQPHQQAEEKASQE
- the rpsJ gene encoding 30S ribosomal protein S10, giving the protein MAQQKIRIKLKSYDNAIVDQSMKKIIEVAEASGAKVRGPIPLPTEKQIITILRAVHKYKDSREQFEIRTHKRILEIVNPTAKTIDLLTRVQLPTGVNIEIKL